The Musa acuminata AAA Group cultivar baxijiao chromosome BXJ3-6, Cavendish_Baxijiao_AAA, whole genome shotgun sequence region aaagcaaatgtagagataaaaatggcagtgaggaacaaatcaggatacttgcaagagaaaagattagaaagcttgcaatagaaaaggttagaacacttgcaataagacatatcagagtaattataggagaaacgatcagggaacttgcaatagaaaggatcgaaacaagcgggaaacttgcctttcaaatattttgatctgaatatccaaggaaggtgccaatccaatctttctacttttcctccgtgtcctctctctgtttcgttttgtgctcccgttttcttcctttcttcgcaactacaccacgtgtcgaacatcgaggcacagtcacctgctctctcttactctcattccttctttttctttcccaaacacagctgccacagccgccgtcgctgccgctgccacaatcgcagccacgaccgcaactgcggtcacaaccgcagcccccttccactgcactatttccttcttcccttctctcgttcctactctttctctttcccaaaagcagctactgcagctactgcagccaccaccgctgccgcagctaccgcagccaacgtcgcagccgccgccggagtcgcagccacggccgcagccaccacactcgcagcctcttcttcctcccctgctcatcttcctctccttcttctcttccaactgcagctgccatcgccgcagccgtagccccttctcttcttcctctccttcccttcttcctttctcttcttcttcctttccttctcttctttcccagctgcatgctaatcataactccattttggtctgatgagctaactggccgataactccattttggtctgatgagctaactggccgataactccattttggtccttgcaaccacggaccaaaatgcttaagccggaggttacgtagtacactcatcaggcccttatgagctaatcatacacattccccacttccgatgtgggactaatgggatattacactatccccaacccaattagcttgacgtcctcgtcaaggcctgacatatcccagatcgaaccctagcatagtgcatgtgaggtttaactcagtggtggctccacgccgtgacgagttctctgactccatccacgggtagccctttcctactgcagccctctcaccctgccctaatgctaggtcggctctgataccaaatctttcaatccatatatcaaggaaaggtctacgagtctagtttccaatgaaatcagttttgaacaaatcagagtttccacaaagacttataggcagcgaattttcgtataatatttctggtgataatgtaagcatctatttttaattgacacaagaaatagagtatgaatcagaggtaacttatttttaagatttgggagatctgttcaaaaaaaaaaagaaagaatctgaggacctatatgtaaaccctaaggacctaatcgtgaatatgataaaaacgaggactaaactgcaaaatgcaccaaatgacaaattccaccgcttaagcctctctgccttcgttgttaaggaagcagaggaggcagctcgtgggtgaccagggaaagaaaagaagaaaaagaagaagaagaagaagaaggagaagagaaagaaaatttggggcttttagggtttttgctttaatcttgttacttcgggtcaaaatttgcaaaggcaagtgttctaaccccatcctacataagtatttgactctgtttttatgttgattcaaaataaattggaagatttctattgagagactgatatatctctctttggacttaaaccatggattctgaaagtctttcggtgaactgacccctaagcactatttcggctataagttttaatatagaatgagaattcaggcaggaactattttgtttgaaattagactcgtatgtgtttcttttgacaccgattttgtagattttggacaccgaatacttacccaaaaatttgtttcaaaagagcctatagacgctgtaaaacagagttcagatttctgacctttcgatactaaaacgcctataacttcctgttgaaaattctgatttgtatcaaactgattttatttgaaactagacttgaaattctctcttttgacatatagtttgaaaattttggagttcaattgcccaccctatcgtctgttgattccgaccctataaattctgtaacacagtgattgtgattttgaccttgtgttaccaaatcagaggtaactcagtgttgggagccctgtttcatatgaaatctgttccatcttaatatagattgatatatgattcgaccatagccttattatgggtattggagcataattgttattctaaaatatttgtttgatgtgccactggaattctgtccgaaatcgagctttggtcgatttcgcgtatttggttccattcctttggatatctgaatttgtctaaccttcttattggaattgagctgattatgattgcttggaatccctgtacactcttgctttcaattctttcctaaaatgaatacttttgtgagagatttgttccttgcatcattgttttgaaaaggcacatgtacgtttggttgttccgcgtgtgcttccgttatatgctgcttattgttgaaactgccttcttgtactctggtgtgtgggatattgtgaacctttgccagaaatggtaaagggagttgtgaacctttgccagaaatggaaaagggagttgtgaacctttgccagaaatggtaaagggagttgtgaacctttgccagaaatggtaaagggagttgtgaacctttgccagaaatggtaaagggagttatgcatagagcctgcgatgctctgccggccccctctgacttcacctagacgtgggtggatggagctcccagacgtgggagacttttgtcaggtggtcattcagaaatggatgaatcacattctgactgagatcccactacaccctctatatgtttgatatgacatccagagttttggtgagttatttctgttcgtgctctggataagtatgatatgattgcaacgtcaaggacgacgtttgagcttctgtacgacatatgagtttgatatgctctgaaatgcttcattcactattgagtttgcttcgtaatgttccatagatcgttgatgtgttctggaacattttatatgccattgataagctccgatatgtttcctttgtttctgatatgctccaattactctatgccccatctgtcaggaaccaaatatgtatgattaaaaaggacaattatgattctgctcctaatgatattatgtatacgaaatcgtatattctgcttttgtgttttgatactgtatctctttggaaattgtactattttgatatggatatgttagtcacttgctgagctctttatgctcaccccgtttgttgataaatttttcaggatagcgtatcgcttgcttaaatgttaagaatgggctgaggcagtggaaagtttagaagacgttgggcagaacttttgttagcatatatgtagttgtgtataagctaccttgcatctaatgaaatgtgactatgaatctaaacctgtggattttgtgtaagttaaaggatccctcatgtatagggttttggaatgttaaattaaatttgtgtaatgatatgaacttatggtaaatcgatgattgtggtgactgcatagatttccccacttgtggacttatattgtggtttttattttgatgagtcgggttcagatggtataaattttcgagtgatgtgtgctatgtttatgaattgcacagggatatgaattggtagattatagaagcgaaattttttatttgaatgttttcttagtgacctcaaatgtgtgtttggatcctgggttagttgtgacgaaagattttaaatatcatgtatatttttaggggtgtgacagaggtggtatcagagcatgatttgagaatcactaagaatgttatgtttttttttgaggtttattgactatcatttagagattgatcaaagaaaatgttcttttgatgttttaggaagcaaggatgacgagatcatctggttctcctgttgcatctactactgatcaattgagtggtattatgcggactttggagactatggcacaagtgatgcaacaacaacaacaacctgtccaacaaggaagtaatgatggaatagagacatcaaaccggacggggttgggaattggacagtttaagaagcttagtcctcccagtttcagtggtgagtctgatccaatggtggcggaacgatggatgatgcagatagagaaaatatttgatgccctaagttactctgatgaacgaaaggtttttcttgccacctttatgctggaaggagaagctgaacactggtggagaatgattaagaggatgtctgaaatcaaacatgagcaaatgacatggaagttattccaagaaaagttttacgacaaatattttcccgattgtatgagagagcaaaaagaattggagttcttgaaccttatccagggaagtatgacggttacaaagtatgaatctagatttactgagctctccaggtttgccacacatatgactgatgatgaatctagaaaggcaagaaggtttgaaaggggattacggccagcaataagaagccgaatgtcagctttaaaattacaaacatatgctgatacggtagaaagagctttgaaaattgaaagagacatggaagaaattcaagaaatcattggcaagaaccaaagggacaaatttactagcaaaagcaggagagaaaataaatatgaagatagtaacaagaggtttaagacatctggatttgagaaaaggaaaccatgggggaggactcagttatgtgaaaaatgtggatcaaatcatgaaacgagtcggtgttttcgggtgactggagcatgttttagttgtggaaagctaggtcatcaaataaaagattgcccactgaacaggaaaagagagccactgtctcctagaccctcagcccatgctagagtgtacgctatcacggaacaagattctaaagcttctaaatctgtggtggaaggtattcttcatgtttctaaaagaaatgcaaaagttttgtttgatcccggctccaacttatcatttgtttcacaacactttgcttgtcacttgaatattctacctaaacccctggattatatcctatatgtaacaactgctgttggagattcattggcaacaaacgtagtctacccatcttgtttgatctctattggagaccatgaactccttgctgatttgattctcctagagatccagggttttgatattatacttggcatggattggttatcttctcatcacgctagtattgactgttacaaaaaaataattaccttctgcataccagatcagcctatatttttctttgagggcattaagcatgatttgcctccttgcttgatatccgcacttcaagcttatcatcttatgcagaaaggttgtctttgttatatggtgtgtgtaaaggagcattcaaatcaggaaacccacatagatgaaatttcagtggtcaaagaattccctgatgtatttcctgatgacttgcctggtttacctctagatagagagggtgaatttgctattgatctagtccccagtacaaccccaatatctaagcctccctacagaatggcaccacttgagttagaagaattaaagaagcaaatacaagaattattagataagggtttcatacgacccagtgtatccccatggggtgctccggtactattagtgaagaagaaggatggaacattgaggctttgtattgattatagacagttgaatcaggtgaccatcaaaaacaaatatcccatacctagaattgatgatttgtttgatcaactgcagggtgcacaagtattctctaagattgacctgaggtcaggttactatcagttgaggatcaaagaggaggatatttcaaaaacagccttcagaactcgatatggtcattatgaattcttggtgatgccttttggtttgactaatgcccctgcagcttttatggaactaatgaataggacatttcaacagctcttggatatctgtgtaattgtatttattgatgacatattggtgtattcaaggagtaatcaggagcatgaggaacacttgaggaaggtattgtccatactaagagaaaagaagttgtatgcaaagttcagcaaatgtgaattttggttgaatgaagttgccttcttaggccatgtgatttcaggaaagggtatatctgttgatccaaggaaaatagaagctgtagttgaatgggaagtaccaacaaatgtgacagaagttaggagcttcttgggcatggcaggttattataggagatttgtggagggattttctcgaattgctcaacctctcaccaaactcactaagaagaatatgaaatttgtatggggtgatgattgtgagcaaagttttcaagagttaaaaagaagattgactagtgcccctattctcactattccaaggggtaatgatgagtttgtagtttatactgatgcttcaagtaagggcctaggatgtgttttgatgcaggaagggagagtaattgcgtatgcttctaggcaacttaaaggttatgaactgaattacccaactcatgatttggaattggcagcaattatttttgctttaaagatttggagacattatttgtatggtcggcagtttgaaatctttactgatcacaagagtttaaaatatattttcactcagaaagagttaaacatgaggcagcgaagatggattgaacttctgaaggattatgattgtaccatccgttatcacccgggcaaagccaatgttgtagctgatgcacttagtaggaaatctacaagttttatggctagtctggtcgtgaagcaatggaagctaatagaagaaaattttgatttgaaagctttgaggaaagagcaagactcgatgattctgatggcctccattcaagtgcagtctgatcttatgcaacaaattaaggaaggacaattacgagatccacatttaatctacttgaggagtgaagtagaaaagggattgaagccacaatttcaaatttcaaaggatggcctattgagatttggggagagagtatgtgtaccaaatgaactagttatcaagaatcaaatcctaactgaaagtcatacttcaaagtacaccctacaccctgggagcactaagatgtatagagatcttcgaagtcattattggtggaaaggcatgaagaaagaaatggcaatgtatgtttctaaatgtttgacttgtcagcaaatcaaagtggaacaccaaagacctggagggttgttgcaacctttagttattcctgaatggaaatgggaatgtattactatggattttgtttcaggactacccagaacctcgaggaagcatgatgctatttgggttatcattgataggttaacaaaatctgcgcatttcctaccgattaatatgacttattcacttgatagacttgcagatttatatgttaatgaagtagtaagacttcatggtattccaaaggagattatctctgatagagactccagatttctctctagattctggagaaaattgcaggagtcgatgggcactaaagtcaagtttagtactgcatatcatcctcagactgatggtcagtcagaaagaacaattcaaacacttgaggatttgcttagagcctatgttatggattggaaaggtgaatgggataaggatatttcacttgttgagttcacgtataataatagtta contains the following coding sequences:
- the LOC135640440 gene encoding uncharacterized protein LOC135640440, which encodes MTRSSGSPVASTTDQLSGIMRTLETMAQVMQQQQQPVQQGSNDGIETSNRTGLGIGQFKKLSPPSFSGESDPMVAERWMMQIEKIFDALSYSDERKVFLATFMLEGEAEHWWRMIKRMSEIKHEQMTWKLFQEKFYDKYFPDCMREQKELEFLNLIQGSMTVTKYESRFTELSRFATHMTDDESRKARRFERGLRPAIRSRMSALKLQTYADTVERALKIERDMEEIQEIIGKNQRDKFTSKSRRENKYEDSNKRFKTSGFEKRKPWGRTQLCEKCGSNHETSRCFRVTGACFSCGKLGHQIKDCPLNRKREPLSPRPSAHARVYAITEQDSKASKSVVEG